A stretch of Deinococcus radiotolerans DNA encodes these proteins:
- a CDS encoding enoyl-ACP reductase FabI produces the protein MTVQIDLSDKTALVMGVANARSLGWAIAEQLLSAGCRVGFSYQGERLRSELDKLLIGKEGVWAQQADATSEEDLSALFARVKEEFGHLDYLIHSIAFAPRTAMDGRFLDTTEADWNTALNVSAYTLVSTARHAEPLLRPGASIVSLTYHASQKVVPKYNVMGVAKAALEATTRYLASEMGAAGVRVNTISAGPMRTIAARSIPGFGTMFEKAAEAAPLGRNATPEEVGKLALFLLSDLGSGVTGQTVYVDAGSSIMAMKIEQPS, from the coding sequence ATGACGGTGCAGATTGACCTGAGTGACAAGACCGCCCTGGTGATGGGCGTCGCGAACGCCCGCAGCCTCGGCTGGGCCATCGCCGAGCAGCTCCTCTCGGCGGGCTGCCGCGTGGGCTTCTCCTACCAGGGCGAGCGCCTCAGGAGCGAACTCGACAAGCTCCTGATCGGTAAAGAGGGCGTGTGGGCCCAGCAGGCCGACGCGACCAGCGAGGAGGACCTGAGCGCCCTGTTCGCCCGCGTCAAGGAAGAGTTCGGGCACCTGGACTACCTGATCCACTCCATCGCGTTCGCGCCGCGCACCGCCATGGACGGCCGCTTCCTGGATACGACCGAGGCCGACTGGAACACCGCCCTGAACGTCAGCGCGTACACGCTGGTGTCCACCGCCCGCCACGCCGAGCCGCTGCTGCGCCCCGGTGCGAGCATCGTGAGCCTCACGTACCACGCGTCTCAGAAGGTCGTGCCCAAGTACAACGTCATGGGCGTCGCCAAGGCCGCGCTGGAAGCCACGACCCGCTACCTCGCCAGCGAGATGGGTGCGGCGGGCGTGCGCGTGAACACCATCAGCGCCGGACCCATGCGCACCATCGCCGCGCGCAGCATCCCCGGCTTCGGCACGATGTTCGAGAAGGCCGCCGAGGCCGCCCCGCTGGGCCGCAACGCCACCCCCGAGGAGGTCGGCAAGCTGGCCCTGTTCCTCCTGAGTGACCTGGGCAGCGGCGTGACCGGACAGACCGTGTACGTGGACGCGGGCTCCAGCATCATGGCCATGAAGATCGAACAGCCGAGCTGA
- a CDS encoding winged helix-turn-helix transcriptional regulator, with protein MTAPAPHPSPTEAPPTCAVTTTVSVIGGKWKAVAVYHLLGGPRRFSDLQRRMPGVTQRMLTLQLRELEADGLVHREVYPQVPPKVEYSLTPLGQTLEPIVRAMLAWGETYRQREQGT; from the coding sequence ATGACCGCGCCCGCGCCACACCCCTCCCCCACCGAGGCGCCCCCCACCTGCGCGGTCACGACCACCGTGTCCGTGATCGGTGGGAAGTGGAAGGCCGTGGCGGTGTACCACCTGCTCGGCGGGCCGCGCCGCTTCTCGGACCTCCAGCGGCGCATGCCGGGCGTCACGCAGCGCATGCTGACCCTGCAACTGCGCGAACTCGAAGCCGACGGCCTCGTGCACCGGGAGGTCTACCCGCAGGTCCCGCCGAAAGTGGAGTACTCGCTGACCCCGCTGGGGCAGACGCTGGAACCCATCGTGCGCGCCATGCTCGCCTGGGGCGAAACGTACCGCCAGCGCGAACAGGGCACCTGA
- a CDS encoding NADP-dependent oxidoreductase, producing MSLTEPLSLPGTMTVIELAQPGGPEVLRPATRPVPTPGLGEVLVRVRAVSINPVDTKVRRNGPLPTLPAVLGWDVSGEVVAVGPFVNEFAVGDEVFGMLAFPEQPGAYAEYVLARAGDITIKPAELSHTDAAAMTLAALTAEQALEKMDLRAGQRILIHAGAGGVGHYAVQLARARGAHVIATASAPNMDFVRALGADEVIDYRAHPFEEQVQGLDAVLDTVGGDTATRSLEVLRPGGWLVCIAAQPDAARAQALGVHAARILVYPSRAGLNTLVKLVEAGALRSHVSRTFPLAQVADAHRAQETGRTVGKLVLTVP from the coding sequence ATGTCCCTGACCGAACCCCTGTCCCTTCCCGGAACCATGACCGTGATCGAACTCGCGCAGCCCGGCGGGCCCGAGGTGCTGCGCCCCGCGACCCGCCCCGTCCCCACGCCCGGGCTGGGCGAGGTGCTCGTGCGCGTGCGGGCCGTGAGCATCAACCCGGTGGACACCAAGGTGCGCCGGAACGGCCCGCTGCCCACGCTGCCGGCCGTGCTGGGCTGGGACGTGTCCGGCGAGGTGGTGGCCGTGGGGCCCTTCGTGAACGAGTTCGCCGTGGGCGACGAGGTGTTCGGCATGCTGGCCTTCCCCGAGCAGCCCGGCGCGTACGCCGAATACGTCCTGGCCCGCGCCGGAGACATCACCATCAAGCCCGCCGAGCTGAGCCACACGGACGCCGCCGCCATGACCCTGGCCGCCCTGACCGCCGAGCAGGCGCTGGAGAAGATGGACCTGCGGGCCGGGCAGCGGATCCTGATTCACGCCGGGGCCGGAGGGGTCGGGCACTACGCGGTGCAGCTGGCCCGCGCGCGCGGCGCGCACGTGATCGCCACCGCGTCCGCGCCCAATATGGACTTCGTGCGGGCCCTGGGCGCCGACGAGGTCATCGACTACCGCGCCCACCCCTTCGAGGAGCAGGTGCAGGGCCTGGACGCCGTGCTGGACACCGTCGGCGGCGACACCGCCACGCGCTCGCTGGAGGTGCTGCGGCCCGGCGGGTGGCTGGTGTGCATCGCCGCGCAGCCCGACGCCGCGCGGGCGCAGGCGCTGGGCGTGCACGCCGCGCGCATCCTGGTGTACCCGTCGCGCGCGGGGCTGAACACCCTGGTAAAGCTGGTGGAGGCCGGGGCGCTGCGCTCGCACGTGAGCCGCACCTTCCCGCTGGCGCAGGTCGCGGACGCGCACCGCGCGCAGGAAACCGGGCGCACGGTCGGCAAACTGGTCCTGACCGTCCCCTGA
- a CDS encoding isochorismatase family protein encodes MTLSAHALLLLNAQRHDLDDRPDERSVARDWSHHVAEARAQGWVVAFVQWDAPHGAGWDTFSKDWTLHPDFRAEQGDVLVRAELPDAFAGSELAAQLHARAVQSLHLLALSGTPALDATLASAGEQGFRIESLEVPA; translated from the coding sequence ATGACCCTTTCCGCGCACGCCCTGCTGCTGCTGAACGCGCAGCGTCACGATCTGGACGACCGGCCCGACGAGCGGTCGGTGGCGCGCGACTGGTCGCACCACGTGGCCGAGGCCCGCGCGCAGGGCTGGGTGGTGGCGTTCGTGCAGTGGGACGCCCCGCACGGCGCCGGGTGGGACACCTTCTCGAAGGACTGGACACTGCACCCGGACTTCCGCGCCGAGCAGGGCGACGTGCTGGTGCGCGCCGAACTGCCCGACGCGTTCGCGGGCAGTGAACTGGCCGCGCAACTGCACGCCCGCGCCGTGCAGAGCCTGCACCTGCTGGCCCTGAGCGGCACGCCCGCGCTGGACGCCACGCTGGCCTCCGCCGGCGAGCAGGGCTTCCGGATCGAGTCGCTGGAGGTGCCCGCATGA
- a CDS encoding M42 family metallopeptidase yields MNLDYTLDVLVRLLGTPSPTGFTEAAVALLEQELTALGVAPQRTRKGALTWEVAGTGDGHVTFSGHVDTLGAMVKGVKDSGRLRLWPLGGYDWATVEGEDVLVHTQAGRTLTGTVVNVRQSTHVHGAALRDLKREAAVMEVRLDETVFSAGDVRALGVQEGDFVSFDARPRVTASGYVKARHLDNKAAVAVFLAVTRDLLAAPAPVTASFHVTTYEEVGHGAATGIPAHTDALIAVDMAAVGEGQTSSEHCVSLCVADGGGPYDHALGNRLRAAARTADLDLRVDIYPFYASDGTAAWRAGGDYPVALIGPGVDASHAYERTHTDALRATGELILAYLRV; encoded by the coding sequence ATGAACCTGGACTACACCCTGGACGTCCTCGTGCGTCTGCTGGGCACGCCCAGTCCCACGGGCTTCACGGAGGCGGCGGTGGCGCTGCTGGAACAGGAGCTGACGGCGCTGGGGGTGGCGCCACAGCGCACCCGCAAGGGCGCCCTGACCTGGGAGGTCGCGGGGACCGGCGACGGCCACGTGACGTTCAGCGGGCACGTGGACACCCTGGGCGCGATGGTCAAGGGCGTCAAGGACAGCGGGCGGCTGCGGCTGTGGCCGCTGGGCGGCTACGACTGGGCGACCGTGGAGGGCGAGGATGTCCTCGTGCACACCCAGGCGGGCCGCACCCTGACCGGGACGGTCGTGAACGTCCGCCAGAGCACCCACGTGCACGGCGCGGCCCTGCGGGACCTGAAACGTGAGGCGGCCGTCATGGAGGTCCGTCTGGACGAGACGGTCTTCAGCGCCGGGGACGTGCGCGCGCTGGGCGTGCAGGAGGGCGACTTCGTGAGCTTCGACGCGCGCCCCCGCGTGACCGCGAGCGGGTACGTGAAGGCCCGGCACCTCGACAACAAGGCGGCGGTGGCGGTGTTCCTGGCGGTCACCCGTGACCTGCTCGCGGCCCCCGCGCCTGTCACGGCGTCCTTCCACGTCACCACCTACGAGGAGGTCGGGCACGGCGCGGCCACCGGTATTCCCGCCCACACCGACGCGCTGATCGCGGTGGACATGGCCGCGGTCGGCGAGGGGCAGACGAGCAGCGAGCACTGCGTCTCGCTGTGCGTCGCGGATGGCGGCGGGCCGTACGATCACGCGCTGGGCAATCGCCTGCGCGCCGCCGCCCGCACGGCCGACCTGGACCTGCGGGTGGACATCTACCCCTTCTACGCGTCGGACGGCACCGCCGCGTGGCGCGCGGGCGGGGACTACCCGGTCGCGCTGATCGGGCCGGGCGTGGACGCCAGTCACGCCTATGAGCGCACGCACACGGACGCCCTGCGCGCCACGGGCGAACTGATCCTGGCCTACCTGCGCGTGTAG
- a CDS encoding c-type cytochrome, with protein sequence MRPALLLLPLLASLSALAVTPTAPIPSPALAEQLQRGETTYVLACAMCHGDRLEGVSAPELSGDDFRALYRKLPPRALHDLIRDTMPYDRRGTLSAQEVLDVTAYLLRENGLPLPEGSLTRDTLDQVNEPDPAPTPDQAPAH encoded by the coding sequence GTGCGCCCCGCCCTGCTCCTCCTGCCGCTGCTCGCGTCCCTCAGCGCCCTGGCCGTGACCCCCACGGCCCCCATCCCCAGCCCAGCCCTGGCGGAACAGCTCCAGCGCGGCGAGACCACGTACGTCCTGGCCTGCGCCATGTGCCACGGCGACCGTCTGGAAGGCGTCAGCGCCCCCGAACTGAGCGGCGACGACTTCCGCGCGCTGTACCGCAAGCTGCCGCCGCGCGCGCTGCACGACCTGATCCGCGACACCATGCCCTATGACCGCCGCGGCACCCTGAGCGCCCAGGAGGTCCTGGACGTCACCGCGTACCTGCTGCGTGAAAACGGCCTCCCGCTCCCCGAAGGCAGCCTGACCCGCGACACCCTGGATCAGGTGAACGAGCCCGACCCGGCCCCCACGCCCGATCAGGCGCCCGCCCACTGA
- a CDS encoding IclR family transcriptional regulator has product MLSLQKAANILGAFSAEQPEWGVRALAAHLSVPRATAHAYLAGLTEAGFLRRTPAGKYRLSWHIAEMGAQLTSSLPWFQEARALITRLALEVRAVAFLCILEGDEVVAAIRERHPDADIDLPLDIYLPATATASGKILYAHADMTPRTFAACTPSSITSMDEWRTEVAKVKRLGYAYSIEEWVPGQCTLGVPYHALHTAHGDTDTVVAAIGVQMSAQRYLREERHIRERVVQIVREAEALL; this is encoded by the coding sequence GTGCTCTCTCTTCAGAAGGCGGCGAACATCCTGGGCGCATTCAGCGCCGAACAGCCCGAATGGGGGGTCCGCGCGCTCGCCGCGCACCTCAGCGTGCCCCGCGCCACCGCCCACGCCTACTTGGCCGGGCTGACCGAGGCCGGATTCCTGCGCCGCACGCCCGCCGGCAAGTACCGCCTGTCCTGGCACATCGCCGAGATGGGCGCCCAGCTCACCTCCTCCCTGCCGTGGTTCCAGGAGGCGCGCGCCCTGATCACCCGCCTCGCGCTGGAAGTCCGCGCTGTGGCCTTCCTGTGCATCCTGGAAGGCGACGAGGTCGTGGCTGCCATCCGCGAACGCCACCCCGACGCGGACATCGACCTGCCGCTGGACATCTACCTGCCCGCCACCGCCACCGCCAGCGGCAAGATCCTCTACGCCCACGCCGACATGACCCCCCGCACCTTCGCCGCGTGCACGCCCAGCTCCATCACCAGCATGGACGAGTGGCGCACCGAGGTCGCCAAGGTCAAACGCCTCGGGTACGCGTACTCCATCGAGGAATGGGTCCCCGGCCAGTGCACCCTGGGCGTGCCCTACCACGCGCTGCACACCGCGCACGGCGACACCGACACCGTCGTGGCCGCCATCGGCGTGCAGATGAGCGCCCAGCGCTACCTGCGCGAGGAACGCCACATCCGCGAGCGCGTCGTGCAGATCGTCCGCGAAGCCGAAGCCCTGCTGTAA